One window of the bacterium genome contains the following:
- a CDS encoding RnfABCDGE type electron transport complex subunit G, with product MTLTWRLVVVLGGICAIAGLGLAGVYEVTKEPIAYQKKLEVIRSLEAVLPGLATDPDSFFLDMEREDGSSVRVFRAPNEGGDEVAGAAFQVVAPDGYSGNIYIMMGVFPDGKLGGIEILSHAETPGLGSLIVNESWKGIFQGRSLADTNFKVKKDGGDIDQLTGATISPRAVSGAVEKGLIWFGKNRDAVLDAAAGEKPVTTSGETS from the coding sequence ATGACATTAACCTGGAGATTGGTCGTCGTACTTGGCGGTATTTGCGCGATAGCGGGGCTGGGCCTTGCCGGCGTTTACGAAGTTACGAAAGAACCCATCGCTTACCAGAAGAAACTGGAAGTTATCAGGTCCCTGGAAGCGGTTCTGCCGGGACTCGCCACCGATCCGGACAGCTTTTTCCTGGATATGGAACGCGAGGACGGGTCATCCGTGCGAGTTTTCAGGGCCCCGAATGAGGGTGGGGATGAGGTGGCTGGAGCTGCATTCCAGGTCGTTGCGCCGGATGGCTACAGCGGAAACATCTATATCATGATGGGGGTTTTCCCCGACGGTAAACTTGGGGGTATTGAGATCCTGAGCCATGCTGAAACACCCGGCCTGGGTTCCCTCATTGTGAATGAATCATGGAAGGGTATATTCCAGGGACGATCCCTGGCCGACACAAACTTCAAGGTCAAGAAGGACGGCGGAGACATCGACCAGCTAACCGGTGCCACCATCTCACCCAGAGCCGTTTCCGGCGCTGTAGAGAAAGGGTTGATCTGGTTCGGGAAAAACCGGGATGCTGTCCTGGATGCGGCCGCTGGAGAAAAACCTGTTACAACCTCTGGAGAAACGTCATGA
- a CDS encoding electron transport complex subunit E — MSGYIQEFTKGIWKDNPVFKMVLGLCPLLAVTSTAINGIAMGLASTFVLVCSNTVVSSLRSIIPSKVRIPAFIIVIASFVTIVDLSMNAWAHQLHKTLGLFIPLIVVNCLILGRSEAFASRNPVLRSMVDGIGMGLGFTLALFLLGTVREILGSGTFFGYPILGSGYNDILVLILPPGAFLAMGIMLGAFNSLERS; from the coding sequence ATGAGCGGATATATTCAGGAGTTTACAAAAGGCATCTGGAAGGACAACCCCGTATTCAAGATGGTGTTGGGCCTCTGTCCCCTTCTGGCTGTGACCAGCACCGCCATCAACGGTATTGCCATGGGGCTTGCAAGCACCTTCGTGCTGGTGTGCTCCAACACCGTGGTTTCATCCCTTCGCTCCATAATCCCGAGCAAGGTGAGAATCCCGGCCTTTATCATCGTCATCGCTTCCTTCGTTACCATCGTGGACCTGTCCATGAACGCCTGGGCTCACCAGCTTCACAAGACCCTGGGACTCTTCATTCCACTTATCGTTGTCAACTGTCTCATCCTGGGCCGTTCTGAGGCGTTTGCTTCGCGAAACCCTGTCTTGCGTTCGATGGTGGATGGCATTGGTATGGGTCTCGGGTTTACTCTCGCACTATTTCTCCTGGGAACCGTGCGTGAGATCCTTGGGAGTGGTACCTTTTTCGGGTACCCGATTCTGGGAAGTGGCTATAACGATATCCTCGTATTGATCCTGCCACCTGGGGCTTTCCTGGCTATGGGGATCATGCTGGGGGCGTTTAATAGTCTGGAGCGCTCGTGA
- a CDS encoding ketoacyl-ACP synthase III, whose amino-acid sequence MKGNRIIGTGMGVPSRIVTNDDLAKIVDTTDEWIVSRTGIRERRIAADNEATSDFSVRAAIEAMKMADVQPEEIDLIIVATLSPDRLLPSTACLVQGKIGAKNAFCFDLEAACSGFVYGLAVANGMMPDQGVRTALVIGAETLSRVLDWTDRNTCVLFADGGGAAILRHEGGDHGILSSYMKSDGSAPPPWLAVTPGVSDLSPLGDKVSKDFAITMEGKEVFKFGVRALPDAVRGALNKTDGLTLADVDWIIPHQANLRIIDAAAKALDIPREKFIVNLEKYGNTSAGTIPIALDEANRDGRIKKGDIVALAGFGAGLTWGGTILRW is encoded by the coding sequence ATGAAGGGAAACCGCATAATAGGGACAGGAATGGGTGTTCCTTCCCGTATTGTTACTAACGATGACCTGGCCAAGATCGTTGACACCACGGACGAATGGATCGTCTCCAGGACCGGTATTAGGGAAAGGCGCATAGCGGCAGATAATGAGGCAACCTCCGATTTCAGTGTGAGGGCAGCGATCGAGGCCATGAAAATGGCCGACGTTCAGCCGGAGGAGATCGATCTGATCATCGTGGCAACCTTGAGCCCCGACAGACTTCTTCCTTCCACCGCCTGCCTGGTCCAGGGGAAGATCGGTGCAAAAAACGCGTTCTGTTTCGACCTTGAGGCGGCCTGCTCAGGTTTTGTCTACGGACTTGCCGTTGCCAACGGGATGATGCCTGATCAGGGTGTCAGGACAGCTCTCGTTATAGGGGCCGAGACCCTGTCCCGTGTTCTGGACTGGACCGACCGAAACACATGTGTTCTCTTCGCGGATGGGGGTGGGGCGGCCATTCTGAGACATGAAGGCGGCGACCACGGGATCCTGTCGTCCTACATGAAGTCCGACGGTTCAGCTCCCCCGCCGTGGCTTGCGGTGACGCCTGGAGTATCTGACCTTTCACCCCTCGGGGACAAGGTCAGTAAGGATTTCGCTATCACAATGGAAGGAAAGGAAGTGTTCAAGTTCGGCGTCAGGGCACTCCCCGATGCCGTGCGGGGGGCCCTTAACAAGACAGACGGGCTTACCCTGGCTGACGTGGACTGGATCATACCTCACCAGGCAAATCTCCGGATCATCGACGCGGCAGCCAAGGCGCTGGACATACCCAGGGAGAAGTTCATTGTTAACCTTGAGAAATACGGCAACACTTCGGCAGGCACCATACCCATAGCTCTCGACGAGGCGAACCGTGATGGAAGGATAAAAAAGGGGGATATCGTGGCCCTTGCCGGGTTCGGAGCGGGACTGACGTGGGGAGGGACTATACTGCGTTGGTGA
- a CDS encoding class I SAM-dependent methyltransferase: protein MGIVVDPDWWKTLFDEIYLKTDARSVCDQEISMREVDLICSLLSPEPGHRILDMCGGQGRHSLELWERGYADCTVVDYSHHLVELGRRTAGEKNCCGVRFIQRDARDTGLSSASFDHILILGNSLGYLPDEDDDGRILTESYRLLKPDAAILVDVTDGDKVLDELNPNAWHQVDEDLVVCRHRELNGCRIKAREMVFSRQNGLVRDQSYAIRIYRPNELEALVYKSGFVDVNVHRNFSPHEKNGDYGFMNKRVLITARKPGEKRR from the coding sequence ATGGGCATCGTTGTGGATCCAGACTGGTGGAAGACACTGTTTGATGAGATCTACCTAAAGACCGACGCCCGGTCGGTTTGCGACCAGGAGATCTCCATGCGTGAGGTGGACCTTATCTGCAGTCTCCTTTCTCCGGAACCCGGGCACCGGATCCTGGACATGTGCGGAGGACAGGGACGGCACAGTCTGGAGCTCTGGGAGCGGGGTTACGCAGATTGCACGGTTGTGGACTATTCTCACCATCTGGTAGAACTGGGTAGAAGAACGGCCGGTGAGAAGAACTGTTGTGGGGTCCGGTTCATTCAGAGGGATGCAAGGGATACCGGCTTGTCCTCCGCCAGTTTCGATCACATCCTCATTCTCGGCAACTCTCTTGGATACCTGCCGGATGAAGATGACGACGGGAGGATCCTGACTGAGTCCTACCGTCTTCTCAAACCGGATGCGGCTATCCTTGTGGATGTCACTGATGGGGACAAGGTACTGGATGAACTCAATCCCAACGCCTGGCACCAGGTGGATGAGGATCTTGTCGTATGCAGGCACAGGGAACTGAACGGCTGCAGGATAAAGGCCCGGGAGATGGTTTTCTCCAGGCAAAATGGCCTGGTACGGGACCAGTCCTACGCTATTAGAATATATCGCCCCAATGAACTGGAAGCTCTTGTTTATAAATCCGGTTTCGTTGATGTCAATGTCCATCGTAACTTCAGTCCTCATGAGAAAAACGGGGATTACGGTTTCATGAATAAAAGAGTATTGATAACAGCAAGAAAGCCTGGGGAAAAAAGGAGATAA
- the lpxC gene encoding UDP-3-O-acyl-N-acetylglucosamine deacetylase: MRQKTVGGTIEFAGVALHTGKETSVRILPGDPDTGYRFRRTDIPGHPEVEASVHNIRDTLLATSLGFNGATIKTVEHLLSAMAGCGIDNATIEVSGDEIPIMDGSAAPFVRGIENAGLVDQEVPKKMLRILKKIETSENGASASLVPSETFQVSFTIDFMHPVVGNQKLEFDYTAASFRSDIAFARTFGFLEDVQMMVDQGLALGGSLENAVVVGEDKVLNPGGLRSPDEFVRHKVLDTIGDLSLLGIPIIGAYSGYKAGHRINRLLMQEVLAHPDHWDLVLVQEKEDGSGQYLEMDAAEAQPSTYAL, translated from the coding sequence GTGAGACAGAAAACCGTTGGCGGTACCATTGAATTTGCCGGTGTGGCGTTGCACACCGGGAAAGAAACCTCCGTTCGCATTCTCCCTGGCGATCCGGATACCGGTTACCGTTTTAGAAGAACCGATATTCCAGGGCACCCTGAAGTGGAAGCCAGCGTTCATAACATCAGGGACACTCTGCTTGCTACGAGCCTTGGGTTTAATGGGGCCACAATCAAAACTGTGGAGCACCTTCTCTCGGCCATGGCCGGTTGCGGGATCGATAACGCCACCATAGAGGTATCCGGAGACGAGATCCCCATTATGGACGGCAGTGCGGCTCCCTTTGTCAGGGGTATTGAGAATGCAGGCCTTGTGGATCAGGAAGTACCAAAGAAAATGCTCAGGATCCTTAAGAAGATCGAGACATCGGAAAACGGTGCCAGCGCTTCTTTGGTACCATCTGAAACCTTCCAGGTCTCATTTACCATTGATTTCATGCATCCGGTTGTGGGAAATCAGAAACTGGAATTTGATTACACCGCCGCATCGTTCAGAAGTGATATTGCCTTTGCCAGAACATTCGGGTTTCTCGAAGATGTTCAGATGATGGTGGATCAGGGTTTAGCCCTTGGTGGGTCTCTGGAAAACGCTGTTGTCGTAGGAGAAGACAAAGTCCTCAACCCCGGTGGACTTCGTTCTCCGGATGAGTTTGTGAGGCACAAGGTTCTTGATACCATTGGTGACCTGTCCCTTCTGGGTATCCCGATCATTGGTGCCTACTCCGGCTACAAAGCTGGTCACAGGATCAACAGGCTTCTCATGCAGGAAGTTCTTGCCCACCCCGACCACTGGGACCTGGTGCTTGTGCAGGAGAAAGAGGACGGTTCCGGCCAGTACCTCGAAATGGACGCAGCTGAGGCACAGCCTTCAACTTACGCATTATAA
- a CDS encoding cytochrome c3 family protein → MARVAVIGVAVLSCVSNSGAAPLGGTVHDLSASPAYIASGGSGLCGQCHTSHGSCELTLWCRDLTPDAVSPGDLCLDCHDGTPPSWALNARDVGRFNGSLHDFSGETVAPRGACSACHDLHLPDPGTLGFEGVVIPVTSLWTRDLTEEFNDLFQKRDLGQSASVRPDYLIGTTALCFDCHSGNHIDSFPDTVFDFDNNPQDIAFGGDRQSAPGGVVGYYEVPDGREPDGPLDATDFFKVTGSPDIYVPGGHYVMTSMDSGTEIDNYQVRTPTGRFLYEISIGDKIPCQLCHDPHMGEINSASDDEAFFAREVYAGEDKVATNNDSYFTGKVFKTSAVSRAGQAVGEDDGTGREMCLWCHGSSDWDESTLSFSVGINPLIVTAGDPVLTIYGIKVRTALHPDGSPSFPPPNTIWSHRSDSTQPCTDCHGHNNVQLPGEGCLACHSAPKVSERETPAEDLPLGINATDFDSDGHGNPAWGLQQGRECVYCHLTTADQHPSNPLDVANNPYRLRTYGPGSPGSQVCLVCHSSAGAGISVDSSASPLSTANSSVNMDTAHWGLRHTGADGGGWCWDCHNPHGNGSFTDNAKLIWQYPSAASSITTGQLITPTGSAVIFTPLTGKGTDYAPVDAYTGVCQVCHNDPALMWHVVSDTSKNGHMNTPAGGTRCTVCHWHRGAFAPSDCNGCHDSGLAGAPVVLASSSHVDADGPTGSGYVAGVCVDCHGGHADGVTGVNDVEISTVLASGQLIPVFDTGGGFSSHGNAIQLGGTATVRFGAATEAQMCWGCHDTVGVSEWGLPTMDTNGTFPDYDSGSVDVTDWTAATWTSAEYLYKGGPIQSTHAADFAASGPGVDAVGSIRCSYCHDVHNTKAGSPAVSPYLRGTWMGNPYPEDGAPRFDAGGDQHIYPDVSGTFGAVPRGSTANTQPGGYFIDQNSGSPTSNPSFNSADKVAGLCEPCHGDGDGLWSADEINTLNTFGNAASDWVGSNGHAAAVTGGDGTGAANVFDDGLRLGTTGYKLSTAVGVPGGAPAMAYQNFLLGTNDRALGFRGAQGHAFKTQLYVDTAMNFPYVFRHFSWGTTAGAGVVDYPYHRFTCSKCHSPHASRLKRLMITNCLDTNHNTWDDPRAGIDSLPFTGTETNRAGENISPENSGVTWGNSTSAQNCHRLSNYDNAFGEGWNRVTPWAEFPGNQ, encoded by the coding sequence ATGGCACGCGTTGCCGTCATCGGTGTTGCTGTGCTCAGCTGCGTTTCAAACTCCGGGGCAGCACCCCTTGGCGGAACGGTTCACGATCTTTCAGCCAGCCCGGCTTACATCGCATCAGGTGGCAGTGGACTATGCGGTCAATGTCACACCTCTCACGGTTCCTGCGAGCTGACCCTTTGGTGCAGGGATCTAACGCCGGACGCAGTGTCCCCGGGCGACCTGTGCTTGGATTGTCACGATGGGACCCCTCCCTCGTGGGCTTTAAACGCCAGGGATGTTGGACGGTTTAATGGCTCACTTCACGATTTTTCAGGGGAAACCGTTGCCCCGAGAGGTGCCTGCAGTGCCTGTCACGATCTGCACCTGCCCGATCCAGGGACTCTGGGTTTTGAGGGTGTGGTCATCCCCGTGACCAGTCTCTGGACCAGGGACCTGACGGAAGAGTTTAACGATCTCTTTCAGAAAAGGGATCTTGGCCAGTCGGCCTCTGTCAGACCAGATTATCTCATCGGCACTACCGCCCTTTGCTTCGATTGTCACTCGGGCAACCACATCGACAGCTTTCCCGATACCGTATTTGATTTCGACAACAATCCGCAGGACATCGCCTTTGGCGGGGACCGACAGAGCGCACCTGGCGGAGTGGTAGGTTATTATGAGGTTCCCGATGGCCGGGAACCGGACGGCCCTCTCGACGCCACTGATTTTTTCAAGGTGACAGGATCCCCGGATATTTATGTACCGGGGGGACACTACGTCATGACCTCCATGGACAGTGGAACAGAAATTGACAATTACCAGGTTCGGACACCCACGGGACGGTTTCTCTACGAGATCAGTATCGGGGATAAGATACCTTGCCAGTTGTGCCATGATCCGCACATGGGGGAGATCAACTCTGCCTCCGATGATGAGGCATTCTTTGCCCGGGAAGTTTATGCCGGTGAGGACAAGGTCGCTACCAACAACGACAGTTACTTTACCGGGAAGGTTTTCAAGACCAGTGCCGTGAGCAGGGCCGGGCAGGCAGTGGGGGAAGATGACGGCACCGGCCGTGAAATGTGCCTTTGGTGCCACGGGTCCTCCGACTGGGACGAATCAACTCTTTCCTTCAGCGTAGGCATTAATCCTCTCATCGTTACAGCGGGAGATCCCGTTCTAACAATTTATGGGATAAAGGTGAGGACGGCTTTACATCCGGACGGGTCACCGTCCTTTCCTCCGCCGAATACAATATGGTCCCATCGCAGCGACAGCACCCAGCCGTGCACCGATTGTCATGGCCATAACAATGTACAGCTTCCTGGGGAAGGCTGCCTGGCATGCCACAGTGCCCCCAAAGTATCCGAGAGGGAAACACCGGCCGAGGATCTTCCTCTGGGTATCAACGCCACAGATTTTGACAGTGACGGTCACGGGAACCCTGCCTGGGGGCTGCAGCAGGGCAGGGAATGCGTCTATTGCCATCTGACGACAGCAGACCAGCACCCCTCAAACCCTCTGGATGTTGCAAACAACCCTTACAGATTGAGAACTTATGGGCCAGGCAGCCCCGGTAGCCAGGTGTGTCTGGTGTGTCATAGCTCCGCGGGGGCAGGGATATCAGTGGACAGCTCTGCTAGTCCCCTCTCCACGGCCAACTCTTCCGTCAATATGGATACTGCTCACTGGGGTCTCAGGCACACTGGTGCGGACGGAGGCGGGTGGTGCTGGGATTGCCATAACCCCCACGGTAACGGATCTTTCACCGACAACGCCAAGCTGATCTGGCAATACCCCTCTGCGGCATCATCAATCACCACCGGACAGTTGATCACCCCAACAGGCAGCGCGGTCATATTTACTCCTCTCACTGGAAAGGGGACCGACTATGCGCCGGTGGATGCGTACACCGGGGTGTGTCAGGTCTGCCACAATGATCCCGCTCTCATGTGGCACGTAGTGAGCGATACGTCCAAGAATGGTCACATGAACACTCCTGCGGGGGGAACCAGGTGCACCGTATGTCACTGGCATCGCGGAGCTTTTGCTCCCAGCGACTGCAACGGATGCCATGATAGCGGTCTGGCTGGGGCCCCTGTTGTCCTGGCCAGTTCCTCTCATGTGGATGCCGACGGGCCGACAGGATCAGGCTACGTTGCGGGTGTATGTGTGGATTGTCATGGTGGTCATGCGGACGGCGTAACTGGTGTCAACGATGTGGAGATATCAACGGTTCTTGCTTCCGGGCAGCTGATCCCTGTTTTCGATACGGGCGGGGGCTTCTCGAGTCACGGAAACGCCATCCAGTTGGGCGGGACTGCGACGGTAAGGTTCGGTGCGGCCACAGAGGCCCAGATGTGCTGGGGGTGCCACGATACAGTAGGTGTGTCTGAGTGGGGGCTGCCGACCATGGACACCAACGGAACTTTCCCCGATTACGATTCCGGCAGCGTGGATGTGACCGACTGGACGGCCGCCACCTGGACAAGCGCCGAATACCTTTACAAGGGCGGGCCCATCCAGTCCACTCACGCCGCCGATTTTGCGGCCTCAGGTCCCGGTGTGGACGCCGTGGGTTCCATCAGGTGCTCCTACTGTCACGATGTCCATAACACAAAGGCAGGGTCTCCGGCCGTGTCGCCCTATCTGAGAGGTACCTGGATGGGTAACCCTTATCCGGAGGATGGAGCTCCACGTTTTGATGCGGGAGGAGATCAGCATATATACCCCGATGTCAGCGGCACCTTCGGTGCAGTCCCTCGCGGATCTACTGCCAATACCCAACCGGGAGGCTATTTCATTGACCAGAACAGCGGTTCACCTACAAGTAACCCCTCCTTCAATTCGGCAGATAAGGTGGCGGGACTTTGTGAACCGTGCCACGGTGACGGAGATGGCCTGTGGTCAGCCGACGAGATCAATACACTTAATACCTTTGGTAACGCAGCGTCGGATTGGGTAGGAAGCAATGGACATGCGGCGGCCGTGACAGGCGGAGACGGAACCGGGGCAGCCAATGTCTTCGATGACGGGCTGAGGCTGGGTACAACGGGGTATAAACTCTCCACTGCCGTGGGGGTACCAGGAGGGGCGCCGGCCATGGCTTATCAGAACTTCCTGCTGGGGACCAACGACAGGGCTCTGGGGTTTAGAGGCGCACAGGGCCACGCATTTAAAACCCAACTATATGTGGACACGGCCATGAATTTTCCATACGTCTTCAGGCACTTCTCGTGGGGGACGACGGCTGGTGCAGGTGTAGTGGACTACCCCTATCACCGGTTTACGTGCTCCAAGTGTCACAGCCCCCACGCCTCCCGGCTCAAGCGCCTGATGATAACCAACTGCCTGGATACCAACCACAACACCTGGGACGACCCGAGGGCTGGTATCGATTCACTCCCCTTCACCGGTACCGAAACGAACCGGGCAGGGGAAAATATAAGCCCGGAGAACTCGGGGGTGACCTGGGGCAACTCCACATCCGCTCAGAACTGTCATCGCCTGAGCAACTACGACAACGCCTTCGGTGAAGGATGGAACAGGGTCACACCGTGGGCCGAGTTTCCAGGAAATCAATAG
- a CDS encoding RnfABCDGE type electron transport complex subunit D, whose amino-acid sequence MSTVLAPSPHVRSSVTIETAMYGVIIALLPGALVGACFFGLNALKVMTISIIACLLFEAMVLKIRGMDMSPLKDGSAVLTGLLLAMNLPSNIPWWMVVMGAVVAIGIGKQVYGGLGYNPFNPALVARVFLLISFPVAMTSWPVPKPLSFSLDTITGATPLGAMKTSLMMEGNVGAAANMSLVDPLIGNMGGSLGEIGALALALGGIYLLVRKIITWHIPVSFLATVFGMTGIYWLINPELYAPPTFHLVTGGLMLGAFFMATDYVTSPVTGKGMVIFGVGCGVLTVFIRLFGGYPEGVSFAILLMNAATPIIDRYTRPRVFGYPTRKEARA is encoded by the coding sequence ATGAGTACGGTACTCGCACCCTCACCCCACGTCAGGTCTTCAGTGACCATAGAAACAGCCATGTACGGCGTTATCATAGCTCTTCTACCGGGAGCGCTGGTGGGAGCCTGTTTTTTCGGCCTGAATGCGCTAAAAGTCATGACCATATCCATAATCGCCTGCCTCCTTTTTGAAGCCATGGTCCTGAAGATCAGGGGCATGGATATGTCCCCTCTCAAGGACGGCAGTGCGGTTCTCACGGGGCTCCTTCTTGCCATGAACCTGCCGTCGAATATTCCCTGGTGGATGGTCGTTATGGGTGCGGTCGTGGCTATCGGGATCGGGAAACAGGTATACGGAGGCCTGGGCTATAACCCCTTCAACCCTGCTCTTGTTGCACGGGTATTCCTCCTCATAAGCTTCCCTGTTGCCATGACGAGTTGGCCTGTTCCGAAGCCCTTGTCTTTCTCCCTTGATACCATAACCGGAGCGACCCCTCTGGGAGCGATGAAAACTTCGCTGATGATGGAGGGAAACGTCGGGGCCGCAGCGAACATGAGTCTTGTTGACCCTCTCATCGGAAACATGGGGGGCAGCCTTGGCGAGATTGGAGCGCTGGCCCTGGCCCTGGGAGGTATCTACCTCCTGGTCAGAAAGATCATTACATGGCACATCCCGGTGAGTTTTCTCGCCACTGTTTTCGGGATGACTGGAATCTACTGGCTTATCAATCCAGAGCTTTATGCGCCCCCCACCTTCCACCTTGTGACCGGTGGTCTCATGCTTGGAGCATTTTTTATGGCCACCGATTACGTGACCAGCCCTGTCACAGGAAAGGGAATGGTCATCTTTGGGGTCGGGTGCGGTGTTCTCACGGTATTTATCAGACTTTTCGGCGGTTACCCGGAGGGGGTGTCTTTTGCGATCCTCCTCATGAACGCCGCCACCCCCATCATTGACAGGTATACCAGGCCTCGTGTCTTCGGTTACCCGACACGGAAGGAGGCCCGAGCATGA
- a CDS encoding DUF885 family protein, protein MEKASSLQDLAFELYAFLARRFPVCCWSDEFVFFPQAVQEETDWSRWDDLSPESVEDVVTSLGWFRRRLGDFATSENAGVHGERALVSVLVWVTRTLEEQFTLVKTHATQPTFALTVATVGLVQALQSGGDRAWFERIRALPEFLEGALESLQEVPELYRDLGMGMAASLTGWIQSIGRASQSGLALKALDSFTDRLSMTPVTREFALPPDLFEHVVHNHTGSALTMSEVLCELEDEAAVTKQLLTAEAGNLGYGRDWESAFSDITGEQVPADGKKGLLRLEMERLRDHCLCHGFPSESSTEPDSLSIEFLPSSLDSIRAADSYNAIPGHPFRGGIFYIFGDGSLGSSSGSLHPVFRMTVAHETYPGHHLLDLSRWNNPQPALRSLEYPLFYEGWACFGEDLMLHTGAFDRSYDRLILLRRRFRHAVRGKVDLMLHSGEMGLEEAAGELMTAGFSRNRALGTVRKYALRPAYQMCYTIGRRRFQRLFDSYGQESVGGFVNTVLTQGEVLFEDLECALKSSREGERESGGAGEKPVTG, encoded by the coding sequence ATGGAAAAAGCTTCATCGTTGCAGGATCTTGCCTTTGAACTTTACGCATTCCTGGCCCGGCGTTTCCCCGTCTGCTGCTGGAGCGACGAGTTCGTGTTCTTCCCTCAGGCTGTCCAAGAGGAGACGGACTGGTCCCGATGGGACGACCTTTCCCCGGAGTCGGTGGAAGATGTGGTAACCAGTCTGGGATGGTTCCGCAGGCGCCTGGGTGACTTTGCGACATCCGAAAATGCGGGGGTACATGGTGAGAGGGCCCTCGTTTCCGTGCTGGTATGGGTTACCCGGACTCTTGAGGAACAGTTCACCCTGGTGAAAACCCATGCTACCCAGCCAACCTTTGCCCTCACCGTAGCTACGGTGGGACTGGTGCAGGCGCTGCAGAGCGGTGGGGATAGGGCCTGGTTTGAAAGGATCCGCGCACTCCCCGAGTTCCTTGAAGGGGCCCTGGAATCGTTGCAGGAGGTTCCGGAATTATACCGTGATCTTGGCATGGGAATGGCCGCAAGTCTCACCGGGTGGATACAGTCCATTGGGCGCGCATCACAGTCAGGCCTGGCTCTGAAGGCTCTTGATAGTTTTACCGATCGGCTGTCGATGACACCTGTTACCAGGGAGTTTGCTCTCCCACCGGACCTGTTTGAGCATGTTGTTCACAATCATACAGGCAGTGCGCTTACCATGAGTGAGGTCCTATGCGAACTTGAGGATGAAGCCGCTGTTACAAAGCAGCTGCTGACTGCGGAGGCCGGAAATCTTGGGTATGGCAGGGATTGGGAATCAGCTTTTTCGGATATCACCGGGGAACAGGTACCAGCAGATGGGAAAAAGGGGCTGCTTCGTCTGGAGATGGAGAGGCTCAGGGATCATTGCCTTTGCCACGGGTTTCCAAGTGAGAGCTCCACGGAACCAGATTCCCTCTCCATAGAGTTCCTCCCATCATCCCTCGATTCAATTCGCGCCGCTGACTCTTACAACGCCATACCGGGACATCCTTTCAGGGGGGGCATCTTCTATATTTTTGGGGACGGGAGTCTGGGCAGCTCATCTGGATCGCTCCACCCCGTCTTCCGAATGACGGTTGCCCATGAGACCTATCCCGGGCACCACCTTCTTGACCTTTCCAGGTGGAACAACCCCCAACCTGCCCTGCGCTCCCTCGAGTACCCTCTGTTTTACGAGGGGTGGGCCTGTTTCGGTGAGGACCTGATGCTACACACAGGGGCTTTTGATCGCTCTTATGATCGTCTGATCCTCCTGAGGCGACGGTTCAGACATGCCGTAAGAGGAAAGGTAGATCTCATGCTCCACTCAGGCGAAATGGGTCTGGAGGAAGCTGCAGGGGAGCTTATGACTGCCGGATTCTCTCGAAACAGGGCTTTGGGCACCGTCAGGAAATATGCCCTACGGCCCGCATATCAGATGTGTTACACTATCGGTCGTCGACGGTTCCAGCGCTTATTTGACTCCTATGGGCAGGAGAGTGTGGGGGGATTTGTGAACACCGTCCTCACTCAGGGGGAGGTTCTGTTCGAGGATCTGGAATGTGCCCTTAAAAGCTCCCGAGAGGGAGAGAGGGAGAGTGGGGGAGCGGGGGAAAAACCTGTAACGGGGTGA